A genomic window from Pyxicephalus adspersus chromosome 2, UCB_Pads_2.0, whole genome shotgun sequence includes:
- the SUV39H2 gene encoding histone-lysine N-methyltransferase SUV39H2: MAATRGAWCVPCLASNETLQEICRKESLICKCIGINRRNLNNYEVEYLCDRKKEKGKEYFLVKWKGWPESSNTWEPVENLKCPALLKQFYNDLYTYLSKLESGRLKNNLKSVGHSAGDFVVKKAKQRIALKRWEEELNRKKSHDGMLYVENNVDLEEPPRDFFYINDYKTTPGVITLGEAIVGCECTDCFTGTCCPMEAGVVFAYNEHKQIRIPPGRPIYECNSRCKCGPDCPNRVVQKGPPYSLCIFRTDNGRGWGVKTLQKIKKHSFVMEYVGEVITSEEAERRGQQYDNKGITYLFDLDYESDEFTVDAARYGNVSHFVNHSCDPNLQVYNVFIDNLDIRLPRIALFSTRHIKAGEELTFDYQMKGSGDLSSDSIELSPSKNRVRTACKCGTAICRGFL; this comes from the exons ATGGCTGCCACGCGTGGAG CCTGGTGTGTGCCGTGTCTTGCCTCTAATGAAACACTTCAAGAGATTTGCCGCAAGGAATCCCTAATCTGCAAATGTATTGGGATAAACAGAAGAAATCTAAATAATTATGAAGTGGAATATCTCTGTGACCGAAAAAAGGAGAAG GGAAAAGAATACTTTCTTGTGAAATGGAAAGGATGGCCAGAGTCAAGTAATACCTGGGAGCCTGTGGAAAACCTCAAGTGCCCGGCacttttaaaacagttttacaatGACCTCTACACTTATTTATCAAAACTTGAGTCGGGTAGGCTAAAGAACAACCTGAAATCTGTGGGTCACTCTGCTGGTGACTTTGTGGTGAAGAAAGCTAAACAACGAATTGCACTCAAGCGCTGGGAGGAGGAACTAAACCGGAAGAAATCTCATGATGGAATGCTTTATGTTGAAAATAATGTAGACCTTGAGGAGCCTCCCAGAGACTTCTTTTACATTAATGATTACAAGACAACTCCTGGAGTTATTACCTTGGGTGAAGCCATTGTTGGCTGTGAATGCACTGACTGCTTTACAGGTACATGTTGCCCTATGGAAGCAGGGGTTGTGTTTGCTTACAATGAGCACAAACAAATTAGGATTCCACCTGGACGGCCTATTTATGAATGCAATTCTAGATGTAAATGTGGTCCAGATTGTCCCAACCGAGTGGTACAAAAAGGACCCCCCTACTCTCTGTGCATATTTAGGACAGACAATGGACGTGGCTGGGGGGTTAAAACGCTGCAGAAAATCAAGAAGCACAGCTTTGTTATGGAATATGTCGGTGAG gTAATAACAAGTGAGGAGGCAGAAAGAAGGGGTCAGCAGTATGACAACAAGGGAATTACCTACCTGTTTGATCTAGACTACGAGTCCGATGAGTTCACTGTGGATGCTGCTCGATATGGAAACGTCTCACACTTTGTAAATCACAGT TGTGATCCCAACCTGCAAGTGTACAATGTCTTCATAGACAATCTTGATATTCGTCTTCCTCGTATTGCATTGTTTTCAACAAGACATATCAAAGCCGGAGAAGAACTTACATTTGATTACCAAATGAAAG GTTCCGGAGATCTTAGTTCAGATTCTATTGAGCTAAGTCCATCCAAAAACAGAGTAAGGACAGCTTGCAAATGTGGAACTGCAATTTGCAGAGGATTTCTTTAA